In Pirellulales bacterium, the sequence CATCGTCAATAGTGCTGTGCGGCCTGGCATTGCTGGGTCTGGCCGGCACGGCTCGTTTTCGCAAAAAAAATTGACTTTGGGCAAACCAGGGGATAATTTCCGCAATCATTTGGCCCCCGGTCGATGGACCGGGGGCTTTTTTTGCGCGCCGCACAAATCAAAATAGATTTATGCCGAAGGGGAAGAAACAAAATCGCGATTTCAGGCCTGTTGTTTCCCCAATTCCCGCAAAGCCTTTCTATTTGCAATGGTACGCTCCGGCGGCGATTGTTGCGATTTCCGTCATTGTCGGCCTCGTTTATTCACCGGCGCTGCGGGGAAGCTACGTGTGGGATGACGACGCCAATGTCGTCAGTCCCGGTTTGCAATCGTGGAGCGGCCTGTGGCGCATTTGGACGCAGTGGGGCGCCGTGCAAACGTATTATCCGCTGTTGCACTCGGCGTTCTGGATCGAGCACAAATTATGGGGCGACAACACCCTGGGTTACCACCTGGCCAACGTGCTGTTCCATTCCATTTCGGTCTACCTGGTGTATTTGATTCTGCGGCGCTTGCAAATTCCCGGCGCACTGTTGGCGGCCGCCATTTTCGCCGTCCACCCGGTCATGGTGGAAAGCGTGGCCTGGATTACGGAGCAAAAAAACACCCTCTCCGGCATGTTGTATTTCGGTTCGATGCTGGCCTATTTGCACTTCGACGCCAGCCGCCGCAAATCAACCTATGCACTGGCCTTGGCCCTGTTTGTGCTTTCGCTGTTATCTAAAACCATTACCGTCAGTCTGCCGGCCGCGTTATTGGTGATCCTATGGTGGCAGCGCGGAAAGCTGGCCTGGCGGCGCGAGGTTGTGCCGCTGCTCCCCTGGTTCGCCTGCAGTCTGTTGTGGGGTGCATTCACGGCCTGGTACGAGCGCGTTTACGTTGGCGCCCAAGGGACGGAGTTTACGCTCAACCTGGCCCAAAAATGTTTGCTTTCCTGCCGAGCCGTTTGGTTTTATGCCGGCAAAATGTTCTGGCCCACGAAGCTGACCTTCATTTACCCGCGCTGGGAGATCGATCCGGGCCAAGCGTGGCAATACTTGTATGTGGTCGGTTTGCTGCTGGTGCTGGCGGGCGCATGGTTGGTTCACCGGCGGTGGCGTTCGCCGTTGGCTGCCCTGTTGTTTTTCGTGGGCACGTTATTTCCGCTGTTGGGTTTTTTCGGAACGTACATTTTTCTATACACATTTGTTTGCGATCACTTTCAATATTTGGCCAGTTTAGGAATCATTGTGCCGGTGTCGGCGGGAATCGCGCTGGCCGTTCGACGTTTACCGCCAACGGCGCAGCACGTCGGCCAAGCATTGTGTTTGGTGCTGCTGGGCGCCATGGCCTGGCTCAGTTGGCAACAAAGCCACATGTACGCCAGCGCCATCACGCTGTATCAAACCACCCTGGAGCGTAATCCAAACTGCTGGATGGCCCACAACAATTTGGCCGCGGAATTGGATCAGATTGGCCGGTCCCAGGAAGCGGTCGAACACTGTCAAACAGCCCTGCTCCTTAAGCCCAACTATGCCGAGGCTCACAACAATCTGGGCGATGCCTTATTAAATCTTAAGCGTCCACAAGAGGCCATCGAACATTTCCACCAAGCGCTGCTGCTGAGACCCAACTTTCCCTCCGCGGAAACCAATTTGGGCAATGCCCTGATGGATGCAGGCCAGGTGTCCGATGCCATCCAACACTACCAGCAGGCTCTGCATTTGGACCCTGCTTATGCCTTGGCGGAATACAATTTGGGCAATACTTACCTGCATTTGGATCAGCCGCAGAAGGCCATTGAGCACTATCGACAAGCCCTGCGGCTGAATCTGGACAATGCGGAAGTCCGCTACAATTTGGGAATTGCACTGGGACAATCGGGACGGTCAGCGGAGGCCATCGACGAATTCAGCCATGCTTTGCAACTCAATCCGTCGTTCGCCCAAGCCCATAATAATCTCGGCGCTACCTTAGCTGATTTGGGTCGAACGGATGAGGCCATCGAACATTATCAGGAAGCGTTGCGGCTAGAACCGGGCAATCAGGGCGCCTATAAGAATCTAACGAATGCCTATATCAAAGCGAACCGATCTGACGATGCCCTGGCTACAGCGAGGAAAGCAATGCAGCAAGCCCAAGCGCAGGGCCAAACGGCATTAGCCCAGCAAATTGACAATTGGTTGATCAAATACCAGGCCTCGGAGCAAGGGTCACAAAAAAATGTCTCGTCAGCGCCGTCCCCAACTCCGCCGGGGTACTCTCAATGATGTTTAGCCTGGCTCGCAAAAAAGCCAACGCTCCTTCCCTAACAGCTTCGCAGCACTCAGGCTGAATCGTCTCGTGCACCGCATCCATTCATGGCCGTCAAAAAAAAGCCGATCCCCCGCGTCTGCTCCACGCAACCTTTACTCCCAACTGCTTTGCCAGCGCGGCAAACATGGGTCGAAAGAGCCTGGATCGCCGCCACCGTTGCGCTGCTCAGCGCATCGATTTGGACTTTATATGCTCCTGCGGTAAATGTGCCGTTTATCTTCGATGACTCCGACAGCGTCATCAAAAACACATCCATTGTCAAATTGTTTCCTTTAATCGGCGATGCTCAACACCCTGGACCGTTGAATCCCCCTGGCGATCTGCCAACTTCCGGACGGCCACTGGTGAATTTATCGTTGGCGCTGAACTACTACTTCGGCCAATTTCAGCCGGCCTGGTACCATCTCTTTAACATTCTCGTGCATACGTTGTCGGCCCTCTGCTTGTCGGCCATCATCCGGCGTACTCTGTGCCTGGAT encodes:
- a CDS encoding tetratricopeptide repeat protein; the encoded protein is MQWYAPAAIVAISVIVGLVYSPALRGSYVWDDDANVVSPGLQSWSGLWRIWTQWGAVQTYYPLLHSAFWIEHKLWGDNTLGYHLANVLFHSISVYLVYLILRRLQIPGALLAAAIFAVHPVMVESVAWITEQKNTLSGMLYFGSMLAYLHFDASRRKSTYALALALFVLSLLSKTITVSLPAALLVILWWQRGKLAWRREVVPLLPWFACSLLWGAFTAWYERVYVGAQGTEFTLNLAQKCLLSCRAVWFYAGKMFWPTKLTFIYPRWEIDPGQAWQYLYVVGLLLVLAGAWLVHRRWRSPLAALLFFVGTLFPLLGFFGTYIFLYTFVCDHFQYLASLGIIVPVSAGIALAVRRLPPTAQHVGQALCLVLLGAMAWLSWQQSHMYASAITLYQTTLERNPNCWMAHNNLAAELDQIGRSQEAVEHCQTALLLKPNYAEAHNNLGDALLNLKRPQEAIEHFHQALLLRPNFPSAETNLGNALMDAGQVSDAIQHYQQALHLDPAYALAEYNLGNTYLHLDQPQKAIEHYRQALRLNLDNAEVRYNLGIALGQSGRSAEAIDEFSHALQLNPSFAQAHNNLGATLADLGRTDEAIEHYQEALRLEPGNQGAYKNLTNAYIKANRSDDALATARKAMQQAQAQGQTALAQQIDNWLIKYQASEQGSQKNVSSAPSPTPPGYSQ